GCGGTTCCGTCTCAGCAGACGGAACAGAAGCAATGTCGTTTGTCTCGCGcccttttgcttctccttgcaATGGAGGAGCATTCCCCATGTCGATATCACAGGCTTCCGTTTCCATTGAATTTGATTCCTTTCCAGCTTCGTAACCACGGGGCTGCAATTCTTCTGCGATGGGAGACTCCCGCCGGGCAGTTGAAGGAACAGGCGACTTTGCGTTGTCTATAATCTCACTGTCCTCTTGAAGCTCGTTTGCGCAAATCGTGGCCTCGGTaacttcagcttcatttTTGGTCGAGCCTGCAATATGGGATGTAGGGACCTGGCCCTCATTCATTGAACCCATCTGGCCGTTGTCAACCCTTTGTGTCTCTATTTCCTGCTCCCCCTCTtttcttgatgaagacagcGGTTCTTCGTCCGTATTGAGCCGCGGTAGACGCTGGCTTTCCCCTTCAGCCATAATCTCATCTGTTTCGGAGACTTCAGAATCCCCCTCTATCTTGGGCATTGGTGATGTTTCCGCCTCTTCAATGCCAAATCCCGAGTAGTCGTCTGTATTTTTGGCCTCTGCATCCATTGTTGTCTCTGGTTTTGGTTCCAGTCGTGGTTCTGGTGCCGgcgcttcctcatcttcggAATCTGAAAGCAGGTCGATGACAATGGGCTCCCTAGATACAAGAGTAGCAGAAGGGCGGTTGTCTACTTCCTCTTCtgcgccatcttcatcatagtAATCATATTCATCCGAGTCATATTCGCCTTCCGCGTCACCTTCAGACCCTTCGTACTCTTCCGCTTCAATGTCAGATCGTTGCTCGTACGTGTCAGGGTATTCGTCGTCAAGATATTCCTCTTGATTTACGACATCTTCGTCGCCATCCGCGCCATCTTCGTCGGGGTTCATGATCTGCGTGTCAGGGTCATTGGTATCTAGATCGGGTTCCTCTTCAGATGTCTCTatgtcgtcatcgtcatcgtgCGTGTGGGAGTACTTCCTTAAGTCGTAATCATCGCCAggctcatcaccaccatcgcGATAATACTCTGCTTCACTGGCCGGCTCCTCGAGTGTGGGTTCTGGAGATGCGTTTGCGGTTGTGTTCATATCCGTGTTCTCTCGTGAGAGAGATAACTGGTGGTCTCTGCCAGACTCCGGCGACCCTTGTTCTCTTACTGGCGAAGAGCTCGAGATTTCAACTGGATTCTCAGCGTCGCTACTAGCAACTACAGAGCGGGGTCCAGGGGATGATTCTACAGCCCAAGTAGTCTGAGGCGGTTGCGAAGTCGCAGCGAATGTAGAGTGAAACGCTGATTCAGGACCAGCGAGACCCGCAAGAGCTTCTACAGCATTCCGAGGGAGATTTTCGGTCTCCAGGAACTCAGCTGGATACTCTACAAAACTGGGCGAATTTGTTACAATATCCCGAGAACTTTCTCCCGAAAGATAGCCCGAGGCCTGAGGAAAGAGTACAGTCTGTGGAGTGAAGCTGAAAGGCATATCCGTGTTCATGTTATTTGGGGTATGATCCAGTAAATATTCGTCTGTCCTCTGTGGCATCCCCTGTGGTGTTGTCGAGTCTTCTGCGAGTGGCAAAGATTGGTTCATGAGAGAGTCGTCCCTTTCGAACGGTCTCGTTCGGGAAAATGGTGTCGGGGTCGTCTGTGTCAACCCAAACACTGGTCTTGATTCAGCCGAAACCTGCACACTGGACATTGGAGTAAAGTCAACATATACTGTTTGACTACCTTGATCTACCATCGCTGGCCGCGCTGGTGTGTTCGTGGTAGTATCTTCTGTCTCACCATTGCGCGGCGAGACACTACTCATATAGGTCTCCTCTttatcttcctcttcatgATCATTCTCAGGCTCAGGACTAGGGGATCGGCTAGTGTAACGCCAAGAGTTGGCAGGTAGACTGAACCGTGTGCGCATTTTCGACTTGATCCTGCCAACTTCGTCATCTAGCATGTCTATGTCGCCTTCGAATAATGCCCCGTAAGAGACACGCGCTCGTTTGAGGAAAGCAGGCGAAGCGAATTCAAGAGGATCCAAGGTCGATGAAGCAGTTCGTTTCAGAGGCAAGGTGGCTTCTGGAGATAAAGGCGTAGGCGTAGCAGATCGCTCGGGCACGGGTGTGAGGGTGTCGACTTGGTCAGTATTATCAATTTGGCCGTTAGTGGTAGTAACTCCCGTCTCCACGTCTGGggtgtcgatgttgagcaATgtgtctctttcttctccggGTCGATGGATTCCAAGTACCAAGCGATTCGAGAATTCGAGCTGCCATGCAAGTGTGCTTCCTGCGACTTGAGTCTGCGTCTCGTTCTTCTCCCATTTAGCACCCTGCAGGCTCACACGAACCTCATCCCCAGCTCCTAGCGATGAATCTGCGATCGCCCTAGCGGCTGCACCATGGAAACGGATCCGCACCTGGCCATTCTCGCGTCGTAGCCG
This region of Fusarium verticillioides 7600 chromosome 3, whole genome shotgun sequence genomic DNA includes:
- a CDS encoding hypothetical protein (At least one base has a quality score < 10), giving the protein MNSSQPTTSLLDQGEPISIAQLSPDILSQDTRVIIGTVTITWPFSILNKSIAFLLAERDFRLRRENGQVRIRFHGAAARAIADSSLGAGDEVRVSLQGAKWEKNETQTQVAGSTLAWQLEFSNRLVLGIHRPGEERDTLLNIDTPDVETGVTTTNGQIDNTDQVDTLTPVPERSATPTPLSPEATLPLKRTASSTLDPLEFASPAFLKRARVSYGALFEGDIDMLDDEVGRIKSKMRTRFSLPANSWRYTSRSPSPEPENDHEEEDKEETYMSSVSPRNGETEDTTTNTPARPAMVDQGSQTVYVDFTPMSSVQVSAESRPVFGLTQTTPTPFSRTRPFERDDSLMNQSLPLAEDSTTPQGMPQRTDEYLLDHTPNNMNTDMPFSFTPQTVLFPQASGYLSGESSRDIVTNSPSFVEYPAEFLETENLPRNAVEALAGLAGPESAFHSTFAATSQPPQTTWAVESSPGPRSVVASSDAENPVEISSSSPVREQGSPESGRDHQLSLSRENTDMNTTANASPEPTLEEPASEAEYYRDGGDEPGDDYDLRKYSHTHDDDDDIETSEEEPDLDTNDPDTQIMNPDEDGADGDEDVVNQEEYLDDEYPDTYEQRSDIEAEEYEGSEGDAEGEYDSDEYDYYDEDGAEEEVDNRPSATLVSREPIVIDLLSDSEDEEAPAPEPRLEPKPETTMDAEAKNTDDYSGFGIEEAETSPMPKIEGDSEVSETDEIMAEGESQRLPRLNTDEEPLSSSRKEGEQEIETQRVDNGQMGSMNEGQVPTSHIAGSTKNEAEVTEATICANELQEDSEIIDNAKSPVPSTARRESPIAEELQPRGYEAGKESNSMETEACDIDMGNAPPLQGEAKGRETNDIASVPSAETEPLGETAVEPEVTAEAMDIDKLPRRPTPTAEIPEANVDTSEQGDTATTEICYEALTRPQEPSQQPQETLYDDARSSNFRKTVPLSGETQSVASEIQENIESQTSQDIEHSETHENISDPLSEMATNPASHTVNALYQADKDEIEKAGDEAQPEKDGQISPPPTQNPEVQTPPEGSNKFSRNSSIEHLPTPGGTQQLIEVDIVDTVSVVTHTQQITEEEDEGPESQIMAEILQQSPMRSETHLPTDPALSTVLSQTRSPDPTEPVDRSLIGSFQDTEAASEVILAKSLRPRRHRPTKSSGGNDHDDPSLAFITATPTLKTADRGSKPSSPATSSSKTRSKMHHDDPSIQLAGGSVQADTKSKGKRKATDDESIHSVDNNSPGSQRVLRSRNDHGDPSILLAKGSSPSTRQTRSQKTPDPKQETPRRETRSVSRSFHRQDESPNMSFAPLESPSIAGSTATVPEEEDVKTLKMQLVKSLRTNLPDFLPLKMLSRNSIDKMTDILAVVTQSPPPPHRPKHGPRDFMLTLSLIDPSTAPTQVRVAHIFRPHLTSLPDVESGDVILLRRVKVVSMKGRGFGVRSEDGSSWAVSKYNEREILTQVKGPPIEITPEEIEYAKGLRHWWSLQDDNAMGKIETASRKVTEAGKENTK